One part of the Anopheles coustani chromosome 2, idAnoCousDA_361_x.2, whole genome shotgun sequence genome encodes these proteins:
- the LOC131265206 gene encoding uncharacterized protein LOC131265206 → MAKLIAIATILSVAPLLLARRIQVVNISPEEAQQYITQQSLDLRYAPKLGEHPLGYTRNVQDPSEARFYYNGRVIEHPEDFVEEEYEAKQFHGQDGLGRAMFGYSDHNQARLEARNANGEVRGSYQYVNPFGEDVIVQYWSDGLGFHQIDNQPEVRLQPVTDTPEVREARLAHLKAWEEAASLTRANPDVTSSDGASDPARYPAVQSNAVEQEPEQEDEILAAVSNQHQSLIRYPSLPYTDHISPDGSAKGVLADDGVVVEAEARSVKKRQNDEDSTDTVPADPKGFFYSFDYPVHLVAESAAKKAARGGTSERFGDIPQESSVVETKASAPTDDRVSLKAVLSGETLVDAVHDAQVSPKQKLAAAAAVAAAKQA, encoded by the exons TCACCCAGCAGAGTCTGGACCTTCGGTACGCACCGAAGCTCGGAGAGCATCCGCTGGGCTACACGCGCAACGTTCAGGACCCGTCGGAGGCGCGCTTTTACTACAACGGACGGGTGATTGAGCACCCGGAAGACTTTGTGGAGGAGGAGTACGAAGCGAAGCAGTTCCACGGGCAG gATGGCCTCGGCCGGGCAATGTTCGGCTACAGTGACCACAACCAGGCTCGACTGGAAGCTCGTAACGCGAACGGTGAGGTGCGTGGCTCATACCAGTACGTGAACCCCTTCGGCGAGGACGTGATCGTGCAGTACTGGTCCGACGGACTCGGGTTCCACCAGATCGACAACCAACCCGAGGTGCGCCTGCAACCCGTCACCGACACGCCCGAGGTCCGCGAGGCTCGTCTGGCTCACCTGAAGGCCTGGGAGGAGGCGGCCAGTCTGACCCGGGCCAATCCGGACGTGACGTCCTCAGACGGTGCCAGTGACCCGGCTCGCTACCCGGCCGTCCAGAGCAACGCCGTCGAGCAGGAACCGGAGCAGGAGGACGAGATCCTGGCGGCCGTCTCGAACCAACACCAGAGCCTCATCCGCTATCCGAGCCTTCCCTACACGGACCACATTTCGCCCGACGGTTCGGCCAAGGGGGTGCTGGCGGACGACGGGGTCGTGGTGGAGGCAGAGGCACGCAGTGTGAAGAAGCGCCAGAACGACGAAGACAGCACCGACACGGTTCCGGCCGACCCGAAGGGTTTCTTCTACAGCTTCGACTACCCGGTGCACTTGGTGGCGGAGAGCGCGGCAAAGAAGGCGGCCCGTGGAGGAACCAGCGAGCGGTTCGGCGACATCCCGCAGGAGTCGTCGGTGGTGGAAACGAAGGCATCCGCTCCGACGGACGATCGCGTCTCGCTAAAGGCGGTCCTGAGTGGCGAAACGCTCGTCGATGCCGTCCATGACGCGCAGGTTTCTCCAAAGCAGAAGCtggcggctgcggcggcggtggcggcggcaaAGCAGGCCTAA